The window GGCATCGAGGAACTTCTGGCTGTTAGTTGCCACGGCGTCGCGACCGGTGCCGTTCCCGTTCCAGATTCCCACAAACGACTGGATTGTTTTGCTGCCATAGCGCGCCACCGCGCCGATATCGCGAATGTTGCCAACGCGCCCGGCAGTGACAGGCAGCACATTCATTATTGCCGGCTCGATCATGATCGATTTGCTGGTTGGCGCGTTCCCATCGTCGCTCAAGCCGGTTTTCTGCTGTCCTACCTCGATGCGCCAGCGCGGCGTAAGCTGATATCCGGCCCACATGTCTTGCAGGATGCCGCCCGCGCCGGGAAGGGTGGGGTCGATCATCACTCGATAGTCAACGTGCGGCGAAAGGGTGCCATTCATCGCCAGTTCCAGCCGGCGCAAGCGGAACGTATCGCCGCCGCCACCGCCAAATGTCCGTCCCGGTGGCGCCGTTTTCAGCGCGGGGAAGTTGCCATCGAGAGTATCGCCGAACGCCGTGCCGTACCACGTGTGCATTAAGCCGGTGAACTTGGCGCTGGGATGGAAACGAGCACCTGAGGCAGGCGGTTCTGCCGGGGCTGCGGGTAAGCTGCCCGGTGCGCCAACATCCTTCAGGCCCTGTTCCACATCGGTCCCGATAACGGCAAGTTCCACCTTGAAGGCAGAGACCAGCTGGACAATCTCGCCACTGTCGTGGGCTATGGCCCTACGCGCGTCGGACCCTGCGGCGGCGGTGTGAGCCGTTTGAAGCACGCGCGCAACCAGGCTGGCGAACTCGTATCGCGTGAGTGTACGACCGCCGAGGAAGTTGCGGTCGGCCGGATAACCGGCGATCAGCCCATCGGCCGCCATCCGGCTGATCGCGCCATACTCCCATGCTCCGGCGGGCACGGTCTGTGGCGTCTGTCCATCGGCGAACCGCGCACAGCTTAAGACGCAGATTGCCAGCGAGGCTGTCAGCGCTCCCGCGGCGCGGTGGAAGCTTCCAGTCGTGACGCGTGAATGTCGATGAGGCATAATGAGGCGCTCCAGTTAAGAATCCGTTGAATTCGCGTAATCCGGCGGCGCCGGATGATGTGAAGGCGATGGGCACCTGCCGTACAACACAACAGGAGCCCAGGGAGGCAAGCGTTTGAACGAACGAATCGCAGCTCGGGCGGACCAGCGTAATCTGCTGGAGACGTTTCCCAACCCTGCGCCGGAGCGGAACTACCGGATTGTTCACACGTGCAGCGAGTTTACCTCGGTCTGTCCGAAAACCGGCCAGCCGGACTTTGCCGAGATCGTGGTGGAGTATGTTCCGAGCGAACTGTGCCTTGAATTGAAGGCATTGAAACTCTACTACTACTCATTCCGCGATCGTGGTATTTTCTATGAGGCTGTGATCAACGCTATCCTGGACGACCTGGTGGCCGTCTGCCGGCCGCGCCGGATGCGCATCGAGGGCCGCTTCAACGTGCGCGGTGGAATTGCATCCGTCGTCGTGGCGGAATATGCCGTGGATGCCTGATTGGGAACACGCTTCAACAGCCGGGCCCGGCGATCGTCGCTGCTTATGCTGCGCCGATGCCCCCAACAGACCGGATGCGGCCATCCAAAGCAGCCTGGTCCGTGGTGAATGACTGCATTGCCGATTCGGTCATGAGGTCGTCTATCGCCGCGCGACCACGCCAGCGAGCCAGGTTCGGAATCTTGCCATGGCTGCGGATTTCGCTCTGCTCCTCCGGCGTGAATGCGGCAAACATGCGCGTCCCGAAGTCGCGATCCGCCTCGCGAAGGTCGTCACCATGGAGTACCGTGCCGCCGCGAGACGCCAGGCTCGCGGTGAACTGCTGGAAGGTTTCATCGATGGCCCACAGGCGCTCAAAGTCGCCGGCCATCTCCGGGTCGGCGATCGCCACCTCCAGTTGATCGTCGACGTGTGAAACCAGGTCGGCCGGTTTGTAGCCGGCCGCCAGAAACTCAGCGACGGCGGATGGTGGAGCGGTAAACACGTCAACACCGGCCAAAGCGGCCATCTGCTCTCCGCCGCGCATCGATGCTGCAATCTGCCTGGTACCGATGCCGGCGCGACTTGACCGTGCGCTGCGGAGGCCGGCCTGTGAGGCGAGCGTCGTCTTTTCGCCGGCGTTTCGTCCGTCGCCGAGGTGGTTCTCAACAATAACCTGGTTCAGGCGGCCAAGGAAGACGTTCACAAAGCTCGGATCCGAGACCATGGCGGCAAGATAGTTCTGCCGGGCGGAAAAGCCGAGCGTGTAGTTGATTGGGATGTCCATCGCTCGAGCACGGGCCACGGCGCAATAACCCTCCGGCGTGAGTGGGATCTTGACGATGAAGTGTTCCGGGTTCACTGCGTAATATCGCTGCGCGTACCGCACCGTGCGCTCCATGTCGTGCGACACGGACGGGTGCAGCTCTACGCTCACCAGCACGTCAAACGCCTGAATCAGGCGGAGCGCGATGTGACAGTTCACCACAAACGCAGCATCCATTACCAGGTCTGCCTCGGAGCCGGAGGGATCCGATTCTCGAATAGCCGCTATAGCGCGCTGAATGACGTCGTCCATGATGCCGGACTGAACCACCTGGTTCGCCAGTGTGTTATTTGTCGTGAGGGCGCTGGCTTCCAGACGCCAGATCTTCTCGGCTTCCTCCAGCTTGCCCGTATCGTACCAAACGCGCGTTCCAAGCTCATTCAATCGGGCCAGTCCGGGGTCCGAAGGCGGTGCCGCGACGCGCTCCACCGAGTGCAGTGGCGAGCAGGCCAGTTCGTGTACCAGTGCTTCACGCTTCGTAGGGCCGTAATCCAGGTTGCTCATCTTCGTTCTCCCAGCCATCCGGCTACTCCGGTGACACGCCGGTTCCATAGTACCCGCCACGGCGATCGCCTCCCAGAGGGCGCCGAACTACGCTCCACGCCCGTACCAGGCTTTGACGGATGGCCGCGTCCAGGCAACCGTAATCACGAGCGCCACCAGCATCCAAAAGCCACCGGTAATCGCCGAACCGGAGAACCGCAGCAGCCCGGTAACGGCGAACAGAACCGGCATTGCCCAGTTTGCAGGCCATGCCCATTCATGTTGCGTCCACACGAACCACGAAAGCGCGAGTACGAATAGAATGAACGGAACCAGGATGACGACGTGCGCGATAGTGGCTACAGTTCCCACCGCCGCAAAAATGTAGTTGGAAGAGTCGGCGCGCATCGCCGGCCTGTGGACCAACGTCACGAACAGCGACACCAGCGGGATCAGCACGACATACACCAGGTTCGTGACGCACGCCACGACCACGCCGGCGGGTCGCTCCTCCAGCTGCTCTACCTGCGACGCCAGCGCGCCACTTGCGGCGAGCGATTCATCCCGCAGCTGACCAGCGTATGCGGTCAGCGGCGTTGAACACTGCCGGCACAGCGACCGGCCAACAGGATTGGCGGCGCCGCAGTTTGGACATGAAGTGGTTTCTGTCTCCATGGAGATGCGTTCAGCCACTCTCTGCAAAGCGGCTGACCCGGACAAAGTCCTCCTTCAGGTGCCGGTACAGCCCTTGGTAGATTGCGTGCAACTCACGGTAGCGGGCATTTGCCGGCGGCGCCGGCTTCGTGCGCGTCTCCACGCGGATGGTGGATCGGCAGGCCTCTTGTACCGAGCCGTAGATCCCGGCGCCAACGCCGGCCAGGAGAGCCACGCCGAAGGCGGGACCCTCGTCGGTATTGATCGTTACGTGATCCAGACCTGTGATGTCGGCATGTATCTGCCGCCAGAACGGACTGCGCGCTCCGCCACCAGAAGCGCGAACCTCGCCCATAGGAACATTCATCTCCTGCATAATCTGGACAGAATCGGCCATGCCAAAGGCAACGCCCTCCATAATGGCCCGCGCGGCATGGCTCCGGTCGGTTCGCCGTGTGATCCCGAAGAGGACGCCGCGGGCTAGTGGATCCGGCCAGGGCGCGCGTTCTCCCGTCAGGTAAGGCAGGAAAATGAGGCCCTCCGCGCCAACCGGCGCCCGCTCAGCCTCGCGGCTCAGAAGTTCATAGGGGTCTGTGCCTATTGCATCGGCAACCGAGCGCTCAGCCGCGCAAAACGTATCTCGGTACCACTGCAGGGACCCTCCCGCCGATAGCATCACACCCATAATGTGCCAGGCGCCGGGAACAGCATGGCAGAAGGTGTGCAGCCGCAGCGCTGGATCCACAGCCGGTTCGGCCGCATAGGCAAAGACAACGCCGGAGGTGCCCACCGTGGAGCTGACGATACCTGGCTCAACGATACCGTTGCCAACGGCGCCGGCAGCCTGGTCACCGGCGCCGCCGACGACGGGGGTGCCCGGCGCCAGTCCTGTTGCTGCCGCGGCCGCCTCGGTGACGCGCCCGCTGACTTCAGGCGACTCCAGTGCCGGCGGCAGCCAATCGGCGGGTATGTCGATGGCGTCCAGAAGTTCCAGAGCCCATGCCCGTTTCCGCACATTGAACATGGCTGTGCCTGAGGCGTCCGATACCTCCGTGGCATACTCGCCCGTCAGGCGCAGTCGAATAAAATCCTTCGGAAGCAGCAGGCGCTTCACCCTCACCCAAACCTGCGGTTCGTTCCGGCGCAACCAGATTGCCTTTGGCGCAGTGAAACCCGTGAGCACCGGATTGGAGAGCCACTCCACAACTCGCTGATGGCCTACGGTTTCGGTGATCCAGTCACATTCCGCCTGCGTGCGCTGATCGTTCCACAGCAGGGCCCGACGCAGTGGATTGCCATGCTCATCCAGAAACACCGATCCGTGCATCTGGCCGGAAAGACCAATGGCCCGGATCTCGCGAGCCTGAATGCCGGCCTGCGCAATAACGCCCCCAACCGCGTGGCACACGCCGTCCCACCAATCCTCCGGTTCCTGCTCACTCCAGAGCGGTTGCGGCGAATAGAGCTGGTATGCGGATGAAGCGCTCGCCACCGCGCTGCCATCCGGGCGGATCAACAGCGCCTTGACGCCGCTTGTGCCCAGATCGATACCCAGAAGGTAATCCAACTTAACTGCCTCCGCTCCCAAGCCCTGCTCCTCATTATGGGCGCGTGGTAAGCCACTGTCAATTGCGTTGACAGCCTCAGCGCCGCAGAGTGCGCGATATTGTCTCGGGACGACTTTTTTCTATGCAAAAGATCACTCACTTAGATGTAACTGTTGTATAATGGTGGATGCGGGGCGACGTGGCGCGATAGCGCGCAACTGCTGTCCCGGCAGTTCCCAGAATGGGAGGTTGAATCATCGTGAAACGAAATGCTATCCGGTTGGTGATCGCAGCTGCTGCGGCCGCAGCGACGGCTGTGGCGCTAGCCGGCTGCAGCAGCCCCAGCACGCTGACCGGCAAAGAGACGACGTCCGACGCCAGCAGCACCATCACCAACAACCGGAAGGCTGGTGGGCCGGCTGCCGGCGCCATAGCCAGACCAATGATGGCGCCAAAGGGCCAGAACACCAGCCAGTCGTATACGGCGGGTGTTGGCCAAAAGGCGGGTGGCAGCGCCGGCGGCGGCTAGAAGCGAAGTGCGCTCCAGAATTGATGAGGCGTGCGTTCGGGAACGTTGTTCACGTTTCCGCAGTCTCAGGGTATAATCCGTAACGCATATGCAGTCACGCAGTGGCGTAAGCACGATGCCTCAGCGTGGATCATGCGGCGTGCAAATCTACAGGAGGTAGAAATGACTGGTTCTTCGAACCGACAGCGAAACAACGCGTTTACGCTGATCGAGCTGCTAGTTGTAATCGCTATCATTGCGATTCTAGCCGCAATACTCTTCCCCGTGTTCGCGCAGGCTCGCGAGAAGGCTCGCGCCATTTCGTGCCTCTCCAACATCCGTGAACTCGGACTGGCAGGGCAGATGTACATGGAAGACTACGACGAGGTCGAGATTCTCAACCTTGGCGGTCAGGACTCCAACGGCATCAACGAAAACTGGCCCGTGCGCCTCCAGCCCTACATCAAGAGCTGGCTGATCATGGACTGTCCGGATGTCGCGGGCGATCAGGGCGTCTTCAGCCCCGGCAGCCCCTACAACTGGTACGCGAACTGGGAGACGTTTGAGACGTACGGATTCAACTACAACTACCTCTGCCCGTGGCAGAGCGGCGTCTGCAGCTACAATCCTACGGCCCAATTCCCGAATCCCTCGCAGCCTGTAACCGAAGCCGCCATCAATCAGCCATCCGCAACGATTGAGTTCGTTGACTCGATGTATGACTTCGGCCAGAACCCGGCCCTTCCGGACAGCAATCCCATCGGCTTCTTCGATGCGAATGCGCCGGATCAGTATCCGATCATCCTTCCGTCGCCCACCGAGTGCACCTGGTACGACGGAATCCATGGCGGCTACGACTGGACCTACAATCCGCAGGGCCCGCCCAACCTGCTCGGCTTCGCTCACAACCGCCATACCGGTGGTGAGAACGTCTGCTGGGTGGATGGGCACGCCAAGTTCATGCAGGCCGGTGGCCTGTACGCCGGCACGAACTTCGGACCGGGTGTGAGCGAACTCAACGTCGTGATCACCAACCCGTCCGCATACGTGTGGGACCTGAACTAGCGTGAAGGTTGCTTGCAGTTGGCGGTTGATCGTGTTCGCGCCGGCAGTTATTGGCGCCGTGCTCGCCTTCGGATGTGCTAATCCGCAGGCGCCGCGGGCCAATGCCGGCGCCACTACCAGCAACGTGGTTGTGAAGAAACCGAAGGGAGGGAGTGGAGGCGCCACGGCACAGCTCGTGCTCGCGCCAAAGGGCACAGACCTCTCGTCGAAATCGTGGACGAAGGGCGTTGGCGCTAAGCTCGCTCCCCTCAACCAGTGACCACGTAGTTCTCAACTGCCAGACCGGTAACAAAGGGCCCGCACTTCACTCGAGGTGCGGGCCCTTTGCGCATCGGTTGCGCATTGCAGCCAGGCGCCGGGGACTGCGCTCCTTCTTTTCCGTCCGGCGCAGCGCTAACTATCATCCTGAGCGACGCGATGGAGATCTCCGGCGCAACTTCGCGCTATCGTGCCCGAGCCGGAGCTATTTGGATTCCGCCTGCCGGAGTTTGCAAAAAGAGTGTTCGCCTGGTCAGGCGTGACGATACTGCGGCCGACCGACCACGCATGGGTATGAGCCGGGGTAGGCTGGAGCGATCATGCTGCGAGAGGTTGTGACTCCTGTGACGGCGGACGGGTCAGGCGCCATCAAAGGAACAACCCTGAGAGGAGTAAGAAGGGGCTGCCGGATTGGAATCCGGCAGCCCCTTTTTACTCCGCCGTAGCCGAAGTTTGCCGAAACGGAATCAGCGCCGTGGACGGAAGCGTACTCTTGGTGTCTCGTCCACGGGCTGGTCATCGGTACGCGGCGACTGCTCGCGTTCGCGTGGTCCGTGGCTGAACCTGTCACCGCGGTCACGGTCGCCGCCACCTCGTCGATCCCCGCCAAAGCGTCCACCACCGCCTCCACGGCCGTCATCGGGACGCCGGGCCATTTCTGGGCTGAACGGCTCGTCGAGCTGAATGGCGGAGAGGTTCACGCGACCCTGTCCGTCAACCTCAATCACACGAACCTTGAGTGGATCGCCAACCTTGACGGCATCATCCGGACGACGGACCGGTGGACTGGCGAGGTTGCTGGTGTGAACCAGGCCCTCCTTACCGGGCAGTATCTCCACAAAGGCGCCCATGCCGATGACGCGTGTAACACGGCCCTCATAGATGGTGCCGAGCTCAATGTCACTCACCAGCCCCCGGATGGCATCGGCCGCGGCACGGCCGGCTTCCTGGTTCACCGCGGCGATGTATACCGTTCCGTCCTGTTCGATATCGATCTGCGCGCCCGTCTCAGCGGTGATGCGCTTGATCGTCTTGCCGCCTGGGCCAATCACCTCACCAATGCGTTCCGGATTGATCTGAATGCTGAAGATACTCGGAGCATACGGGCTCAGGCTTTCGCGTGGCGCCGAGATGGCTTCGTTCAGCTTGCCCAGGATGTGCAGGCGACCCTGGCGGGCCTGCTCCAGCGCTCGGACCAGCACATCGCGCGGGATACCTTGTATCTTGGTATCCATCTGAATGGCGGTAATGCCTTCAGCCGTGCCTGCTACCTTGAAATCCATATCGCCGGAGAAGTCTTCCATGCCCTGAATGTCGGTCAGCACCGCATATTTGTCGCCGGAGCTCATCAGACCCATCGCAACGCCGGCCACGTGATGACTGATTGGCACGCCTGCGTCCATCAGGGCGAGTGACGAGCCGCAAACCGAGGCCATCGATGTCGACCCGTTGCTCTCCAGCACTTCGCTCTGGAGGAGAATTGCGTACGGAAACTCCGACACTGGCGGAAGCACCGGAATCATTGCCCGCTCTGCCAGGGCGCCATGGCCAATCTCACGTCGTCCCGGGCCGCGCATCTGACGACACTCTCCCACCGAATAGGGCGGGAAGTTGTAGTAGTGCATGTACGGCTTCTTCTCATCCACCTCAAGGTTATCCACAATCTGGGCGTCGCTCTTGGATCCGAGCGTAAGCGCGGTGAGCACCTGTGTCTGGCCCCGGGTAAACATGCCCGTACCATGAACACGTGGCAGAAGGCCGACGCGGCAGCTGATCGCGCGTACCTCGTCCAGCTTCCGGCCATCAGGACGAACCGACTCTTCGATAATCAGCGCACGGATCTGCTCCTTCACTGCCTTCTCGGCCGCTTCCGGGATGTCGCCGCCGGCATCCGGGAAGTCCGGCAGGAGCCGCTGCGTGATCTCTTCCTTCAGATCGTCGATGGCCGATTCTCGCGCTGCCTTGTCGGGATTCTGGATCGCGGCGCGAATTTCGCCGGCCATGCGGCTCCTAATAGCATCCAGGATTTCCACGTTGGCGCCGTGATACGCTGCCGCTTTCTTCGTCTTGCCTGCCATGGACGCCAACTCGGTTTGCATGGCGCACAGGTCGCGGATGACGCTGTGAGCCAGGTCGATGGCAGCCAGCACGTCGGCCTCCGACTCAAATGTGGCGCCGGCCTCTACCATAATAACGGCCACGGCTGTGCCGGCAACTACCAGGTCAAGCGTCGATGCCGCCATCTGCTCCTGGCTTGGATTGACGACAAACTCACCGTCTATGCGGCCGATGCGCACCGCGCCCACAGGGCCGTCCCAGGGAATATCGGATACTGCGAGTGCGGCCGATGCGGCCGTCATGGCGAGTACGTCCGGCAGGTTGCCGAGGTCCACGGAAAGCGGCATCGCTATCACCTGGACGTCATTGCGCATGCCATACGGGAATAGCGGTCGCAACGGCCGGTCGATCATCCGTGACGTCAGGATGGCCTTTTCGCTGGGCCGCCCGCCGCGCTTGATGAAGCCGCCCGGTATCTTTCCGACAGCGTATTTGCGCTCTTCGTAATCGCAGGTCAGCGGAAAGAAGTCGATTCCGCTGCGGGCCTCTTTGCTCATGGTAGCCGCGGCCATTACCACGGTGTCGCCCTGTCGCAGCCAGACCGACCCACCGGCCTGCTTCGCCACGTCGCCGGTCTCTATGCTGAGTGTACGCCCGGCGATCTCTCGTTCAACTTTGTGTCCCAATCTCATCTCCTGATATGAAAATGGCCAAGGTCCGCTCCGCTTCACAATGCGTAAGCTTACGCTTCGAATTGGGGTTCGCCGGGCGGCCGGTTTAGCCGCGATACGTTGTTAATAGCAATGAGGTGCCAACACGGCCGATTGCGGGTTGCAGCGATTCGCTGCAGCCTCGTCTGCGCCACGCGGCAACGCAATGCGACGGTGAAGCTGCGTAAAAACCGGCTTCACCGCCAATGTCATTAAATCTTGGTCCGAATGCCGAGCTTGCCAGCAAGGTCGCGAAAGCGCGTGATATTCCGCTTGCTGAGGTAGGTCAACAGCCGCTTGCGTCGGCCAACCATGATCATAAGACCGCGGCGCGAATGAAAGTCTTTCTTGTGTTCGCGCAGGTGGTCGGTCAGCTGGTTAATTCGTGTCGTTAAAAGCGCAACCTGTACCTCGGGCGAGCCGGTGTCACCCTCATGGGTTGCGTTATCGCGGATTACGGATTCCTTCTCCGCATGTTTTAGTGCCACGTCGGCATCTGCTCCTTGATCGTTTCGGTTGACCAATAATACCACCAACAGGCATCGCCCGTCAACCGGACCAAACTGAGAGGCCCGGCGCCGAACCGGACTCGCCGCAATATGATCGCCGGCTTACGCTGCAGGAGTGACGCCACTTTCAGCCGGAGCAAAGCGATGGATCTCCACGCAGATTCGGCTGGCCGGGATCTCGAAAAATCCGCCGACGGCGCGGTACCGCAGGCTAGCGGCTGAAAGTCCTGTCGCATTGCTCTGGGTTACGCGCAGTGACGGAATCTACGGCGCCGACCGTGGGTGGCTCGCCAGCACCGATGACTGTAGCAGGTGCCCGCGCCTGCTCCACTTTACGGCGATCGCGCCGAAATTGACTCCCGCTGCCGTTCGCGCTATCATCGTGGAGTTGTTGACGCCTGTACCATGAGCAACCCGCACTCCCACATTCCACCCGATTCCGATGCGCTTGAGCAGTGGCAGGCGTTCCGGCATACAGCTCTTGGTCAGGTTGGCTCTCTGTTCCAGGCCGACGAGTTGATACACGTCGCCAGGGCGCCGGCGCGACTTGACGTCATGGGCGGAGTGGCCGACTATTCCGGTGGCATCGTTCTCGAAATGCCGCTCGCAGCCGCCACGTTCGCTGCATGGCAGTGGAGCGACCGCCCGGACATTGAGATGGTTACTTTGGGCCAGGGGGCCGACGGCGAGCCTCAGTACGCAAGCGTCCCACTGGCAGTGATGGTCGGCGCCGACGAGGCCGTGCTGACGGTAGATGCAGTGCGACCGGCGCTGGCAGATGCCGGCTGGGCCGCGTACGTGGCCGGCTGCTTCTATGTGATGCTGGCCGCCCACAGCAAAATGGCCGAAGGCCGCGCAACGGCGACCATTGGGCGCCGTGGCGCACGCGTGCTGATCGACTCCAGCGTACCGCCGCGAGCCGGAGTTGCATCATCCGCGGCTCTTGAAGTCGCGGTAATGCATGCCCTCAGCGGCGCGGCAGGCGTGCATCCCAGCGACCTGACTCTGGCAGCCTGGTGCCAGCGGGTTGAGAATACGATTGTCGGGGCGCCGTGCGGGATCATGGATCAGGTAGCGTGCGCTCTGGGCCACAGCGGAGCGCTGCTGGGGCTGCGATGTATGCCGCATGATCTGTTGGGACACCTACAGGTGCCGCATGGTTGGCGTTTTAGCGGGATCGACTCGGGTGTGAAACACTCGGTTGCCGGCAGCGCATACGCTCTGGCCAGAGTTGGCGCCTTCATGGGGCTCAAGGTTATTCAACTTGAGAGTGGCGGCCATCCGCGCGACAACTATCTCTGCAGACTAACGCCGGACCAGTTCGCGGCGTATAGCAACCTGGTACCCGAAGAGATAACCGGCGCGGCATTCCGGGCTGAGTACGGCATCGTGCCCGATCAGGTTGCGCCACCACGTGAGGATGTCGT of the Armatimonadota bacterium genome contains:
- the rpsO gene encoding 30S ribosomal protein S15; the protein is MALKHAEKESVIRDNATHEGDTGSPEVQVALLTTRINQLTDHLREHKKDFHSRRGLMIMVGRRKRLLTYLSKRNITRFRDLAGKLGIRTKI
- the xylB gene encoding xylulokinase is translated as MDYLLGIDLGTSGVKALLIRPDGSAVASASSAYQLYSPQPLWSEQEPEDWWDGVCHAVGGVIAQAGIQAREIRAIGLSGQMHGSVFLDEHGNPLRRALLWNDQRTQAECDWITETVGHQRVVEWLSNPVLTGFTAPKAIWLRRNEPQVWVRVKRLLLPKDFIRLRLTGEYATEVSDASGTAMFNVRKRAWALELLDAIDIPADWLPPALESPEVSGRVTEAAAAATGLAPGTPVVGGAGDQAAGAVGNGIVEPGIVSSTVGTSGVVFAYAAEPAVDPALRLHTFCHAVPGAWHIMGVMLSAGGSLQWYRDTFCAAERSVADAIGTDPYELLSREAERAPVGAEGLIFLPYLTGERAPWPDPLARGVLFGITRRTDRSHAARAIMEGVAFGMADSVQIMQEMNVPMGEVRASGGGARSPFWRQIHADITGLDHVTINTDEGPAFGVALLAGVGAGIYGSVQEACRSTIRVETRTKPAPPANARYRELHAIYQGLYRHLKEDFVRVSRFAESG
- a CDS encoding zinc ribbon domain-containing protein — protein: METETTSCPNCGAANPVGRSLCRQCSTPLTAYAGQLRDESLAASGALASQVEQLEERPAGVVVACVTNLVYVVLIPLVSLFVTLVHRPAMRADSSNYIFAAVGTVATIAHVVILVPFILFVLALSWFVWTQHEWAWPANWAMPVLFAVTGLLRFSGSAITGGFWMLVALVITVAWTRPSVKAWYGRGA
- a CDS encoding GHMP kinase encodes the protein MSNPHSHIPPDSDALEQWQAFRHTALGQVGSLFQADELIHVARAPARLDVMGGVADYSGGIVLEMPLAAATFAAWQWSDRPDIEMVTLGQGADGEPQYASVPLAVMVGADEAVLTVDAVRPALADAGWAAYVAGCFYVMLAAHSKMAEGRATATIGRRGARVLIDSSVPPRAGVASSAALEVAVMHALSGAAGVHPSDLTLAAWCQRVENTIVGAPCGIMDQVACALGHSGALLGLRCMPHDLLGHLQVPHGWRFSGIDSGVKHSVAGSAYALARVGAFMGLKVIQLESGGHPRDNYLCRLTPDQFAAYSNLVPEEITGAAFRAEYGIVPDQVAPPREDVVYRPRACAEHPVLENERCKQFMAIVQIAGLRDSEAIDAGNQAAVAETESLLLQAGELMFQSHQSYSDRLRLGSPETDLLVDLIRTEGRANDLYGARITGGGSGGVVAVLSRDGDRADAAIERVSARYRAETGLSGAIIGGTSPGAVAFGQRTIDPLEEGRRV
- the queF gene encoding NADPH-dependent 7-cyano-7-deazaguanine reductase QueF, translating into MAARADQRNLLETFPNPAPERNYRIVHTCSEFTSVCPKTGQPDFAEIVVEYVPSELCLELKALKLYYYSFRDRGIFYEAVINAILDDLVAVCRPRRMRIEGRFNVRGGIASVVVAEYAVDA
- a CDS encoding polyribonucleotide nucleotidyltransferase, which codes for MRLGHKVEREIAGRTLSIETGDVAKQAGGSVWLRQGDTVVMAAATMSKEARSGIDFFPLTCDYEERKYAVGKIPGGFIKRGGRPSEKAILTSRMIDRPLRPLFPYGMRNDVQVIAMPLSVDLGNLPDVLAMTAASAALAVSDIPWDGPVGAVRIGRIDGEFVVNPSQEQMAASTLDLVVAGTAVAVIMVEAGATFESEADVLAAIDLAHSVIRDLCAMQTELASMAGKTKKAAAYHGANVEILDAIRSRMAGEIRAAIQNPDKAARESAIDDLKEEITQRLLPDFPDAGGDIPEAAEKAVKEQIRALIIEESVRPDGRKLDEVRAISCRVGLLPRVHGTGMFTRGQTQVLTALTLGSKSDAQIVDNLEVDEKKPYMHYYNFPPYSVGECRQMRGPGRREIGHGALAERAMIPVLPPVSEFPYAILLQSEVLESNGSTSMASVCGSSLALMDAGVPISHHVAGVAMGLMSSGDKYAVLTDIQGMEDFSGDMDFKVAGTAEGITAIQMDTKIQGIPRDVLVRALEQARQGRLHILGKLNEAISAPRESLSPYAPSIFSIQINPERIGEVIGPGGKTIKRITAETGAQIDIEQDGTVYIAAVNQEAGRAAADAIRGLVSDIELGTIYEGRVTRVIGMGAFVEILPGKEGLVHTSNLASPPVRRPDDAVKVGDPLKVRVIEVDGQGRVNLSAIQLDEPFSPEMARRPDDGRGGGGGRFGGDRRGGGDRDRGDRFSHGPREREQSPRTDDQPVDETPRVRFRPRR
- a CDS encoding prepilin-type N-terminal cleavage/methylation domain-containing protein, producing the protein MTGSSNRQRNNAFTLIELLVVIAIIAILAAILFPVFAQAREKARAISCLSNIRELGLAGQMYMEDYDEVEILNLGGQDSNGINENWPVRLQPYIKSWLIMDCPDVAGDQGVFSPGSPYNWYANWETFETYGFNYNYLCPWQSGVCSYNPTAQFPNPSQPVTEAAINQPSATIEFVDSMYDFGQNPALPDSNPIGFFDANAPDQYPIILPSPTECTWYDGIHGGYDWTYNPQGPPNLLGFAHNRHTGGENVCWVDGHAKFMQAGGLYAGTNFGPGVSELNVVITNPSAYVWDLN
- a CDS encoding S-layer homology domain-containing protein, whose amino-acid sequence is MPHRHSRVTTGSFHRAAGALTASLAICVLSCARFADGQTPQTVPAGAWEYGAISRMAADGLIAGYPADRNFLGGRTLTRYEFASLVARVLQTAHTAAAGSDARRAIAHDSGEIVQLVSAFKVELAVIGTDVEQGLKDVGAPGSLPAAPAEPPASGARFHPSAKFTGLMHTWYGTAFGDTLDGNFPALKTAPPGRTFGGGGGDTFRLRRLELAMNGTLSPHVDYRVMIDPTLPGAGGILQDMWAGYQLTPRWRIEVGQQKTGLSDDGNAPTSKSIMIEPAIMNVLPVTAGRVGNIRDIGAVARYGSKTIQSFVGIWNGNGTGRDAVATNSQKFLDA
- a CDS encoding transaldolase, with the translated sequence MSNLDYGPTKREALVHELACSPLHSVERVAAPPSDPGLARLNELGTRVWYDTGKLEEAEKIWRLEASALTTNNTLANQVVQSGIMDDVIQRAIAAIRESDPSGSEADLVMDAAFVVNCHIALRLIQAFDVLVSVELHPSVSHDMERTVRYAQRYYAVNPEHFIVKIPLTPEGYCAVARARAMDIPINYTLGFSARQNYLAAMVSDPSFVNVFLGRLNQVIVENHLGDGRNAGEKTTLASQAGLRSARSSRAGIGTRQIAASMRGGEQMAALAGVDVFTAPPSAVAEFLAAGYKPADLVSHVDDQLEVAIADPEMAGDFERLWAIDETFQQFTASLASRGGTVLHGDDLREADRDFGTRMFAAFTPEEQSEIRSHGKIPNLARWRGRAAIDDLMTESAMQSFTTDQAALDGRIRSVGGIGAA